Proteins from one Lachnospiraceae bacterium KGMB03038 genomic window:
- a CDS encoding AarF/ABC1/UbiB kinase family protein encodes MTAVLHKYEVTRGVTPEKLRMILEDLGPTYIKLGQIMSMHSDILPKRYCDELMRLHSEVAPMPFEEVAEVIQESYGYPWTEVFAEIDETPIGSASIAQVHRARLYSGEDVVVKVQRRGIYEVMARDIGLLHKAAKLLPVTSLRGLVDLDMVLDELWMTTQEEMNFLTEAANVEEFAKKNKDVAFVETPKLYREHTTTHVLVMEYIDGFPIDGREELLENGYDLNEIGSKFVDNYIKQVMEDGFFHADPHPGNVRIRGGKIVWLDMGMMGRLTERDRELIGEVIRGVAANDINMIQEAVLALGEFRGKPDRNRLYQDISELMSKYGNTDMGEIDIGEVMQDLMDVMKENKISMPHGLTMLARGLTHMEGVLAEITPEINMTEIAAARIKAEFVQNLDWKAEVKRGGKALYRSLHKAVDIPALLADLMQGYLKGQTRINMDLHASDDLTRLLRRLVRNIVMGLWVMALLISSSIICTTDMTPKILGIPALGAFGYMIAFVIVMYVFIKHMLSRK; translated from the coding sequence ATGACGGCAGTCCTGCACAAATACGAGGTTACCAGAGGGGTTACCCCGGAAAAGCTCCGGATGATCCTGGAAGATCTTGGACCCACCTATATCAAGCTTGGTCAGATCATGTCTATGCACTCGGATATCCTGCCTAAACGGTACTGCGATGAGCTGATGCGCCTTCATTCAGAGGTAGCGCCTATGCCGTTTGAAGAGGTGGCGGAGGTGATCCAAGAGTCTTATGGATATCCCTGGACAGAGGTGTTTGCGGAGATTGACGAGACGCCCATCGGATCAGCTTCCATTGCTCAGGTACACCGGGCCAGGCTGTATTCAGGTGAAGATGTTGTAGTCAAAGTCCAGCGCAGAGGAATCTATGAGGTGATGGCCAGAGATATCGGACTGCTCCACAAGGCGGCCAAACTGCTTCCGGTCACCAGCCTGCGGGGACTCGTGGATCTGGATATGGTTCTGGATGAATTGTGGATGACCACCCAGGAAGAGATGAATTTCCTGACGGAGGCGGCTAACGTAGAAGAATTCGCGAAAAAGAATAAGGACGTAGCCTTTGTCGAAACTCCAAAGCTGTACCGGGAACATACGACGACCCATGTGCTGGTAATGGAATATATCGACGGATTTCCTATTGACGGACGAGAAGAACTCTTGGAAAACGGATATGACTTGAACGAGATTGGAAGTAAATTTGTCGATAATTATATTAAACAGGTCATGGAGGATGGTTTCTTTCATGCGGATCCGCATCCGGGGAACGTACGTATCCGCGGCGGGAAGATCGTCTGGCTGGATATGGGGATGATGGGCCGGCTCACGGAGAGAGACCGGGAGCTGATCGGAGAAGTGATCCGGGGAGTGGCGGCAAATGATATTAACATGATCCAGGAAGCGGTGCTGGCTCTGGGAGAATTCCGGGGAAAACCGGACCGCAACCGGCTGTATCAGGATATCAGCGAGCTTATGTCTAAATATGGAAATACAGACATGGGAGAGATTGATATCGGTGAAGTGATGCAGGATCTGATGGATGTTATGAAGGAAAATAAGATTTCCATGCCTCATGGTCTGACTATGCTGGCAAGAGGATTGACGCATATGGAAGGCGTTCTTGCGGAAATCACGCCGGAGATCAACATGACAGAGATCGCGGCGGCCAGGATCAAGGCGGAATTTGTTCAGAATCTGGATTGGAAGGCGGAAGTTAAGCGAGGGGGGAAGGCGCTGTACCGGTCTCTTCACAAAGCGGTTGATATTCCGGCCCTCCTGGCAGACCTTATGCAGGGATATTTGAAAGGCCAGACCCGCATCAATATGGATCTTCACGCTTCGGACGATCTGACGCGGCTCCTGCGCAGATTGGTCAGAAATATCGTTATGGGATTGTGGGTTATGGCGCTTCTGATCAGTTCCAGTATCATCTGCACCACAGATATGACGCCCAAAATTCTTGGGATCCCGGCTCTTGGGGCTTTCGGATACATGATCGCGTTTGTGATCGTTATGTATGTGTTTATCAAACATATGCTGTCAAGAAAATAA
- a CDS encoding CTP synthase: MAVKYVFVTGGVVSGLGKGITAASLGRLLKARGYTVTMQKFDPYINIDPGTMNPVQHGEVFVTDDGAETDLDLGHYERFIDESLTKNSNVTTGKIYWSVLQKERRGDFGGGTVQVIPHITNEIKGRFYRNPAAEDTEIAIIEVGGTVGDIESQPFLEAIRQFQHEKGRENVILIHVTLIPYLKASQEMKTKPTQASVKDLQGMGIQPDIIVCRSEYPLDQGIKDKIALFCNVPASHVLQNLDVEYLYEAPLAMEKENLAGVVCECLKLECPEPDLKDWTEMVEYLRHPNTEVTIALVGKYIQLHDAYISVVEALKHGGIFSRATVNIKWIDSETVTSENAEELLGDADGILVPGGFGHRGIDGKIEAVHYARTRNIPFLGLCLGMQVAIIEFARNVVGYHDAHSAELKPDTLHPVIHIMPDQIGVEDIGGTLRLGAYPCILDKTSKAYELYGTDHIQERHRHRYEVNNDFRDDLTSHGMKLSGLSPDGRIVEMIEIPSHPWFIATQAHPELKSRPNRPHPLFRGFVEAALRCQKERGKVKE; the protein is encoded by the coding sequence ATGGCAGTAAAATACGTATTCGTTACCGGTGGAGTCGTTTCCGGACTTGGGAAAGGAATCACGGCCGCTTCTCTTGGCCGTCTGTTAAAGGCCCGGGGATATACGGTCACTATGCAGAAATTCGATCCCTATATCAACATTGATCCAGGTACGATGAACCCTGTTCAGCATGGAGAAGTGTTCGTCACCGATGATGGCGCCGAGACGGATCTTGATCTGGGGCACTACGAACGGTTCATTGATGAAAGTCTTACTAAGAATTCCAACGTGACCACCGGAAAGATTTACTGGTCTGTCCTCCAAAAGGAACGCCGCGGGGATTTTGGCGGAGGTACCGTTCAAGTGATCCCGCATATCACCAATGAGATCAAGGGGCGTTTTTATCGGAATCCAGCGGCGGAAGACACAGAGATCGCCATCATTGAAGTAGGCGGAACCGTAGGAGATATTGAAAGCCAGCCCTTTCTTGAAGCCATTCGGCAGTTCCAGCATGAGAAAGGACGGGAAAATGTAATCCTGATCCACGTAACATTGATCCCTTATCTGAAAGCTTCCCAGGAGATGAAGACAAAGCCTACTCAGGCCAGTGTCAAAGATCTGCAGGGAATGGGAATCCAGCCGGACATTATCGTCTGCCGCTCGGAATATCCGCTGGACCAGGGTATCAAGGACAAGATCGCTCTCTTCTGCAATGTGCCGGCCAGCCATGTGCTTCAGAATCTGGATGTGGAATATCTCTATGAGGCTCCTTTGGCGATGGAAAAAGAAAATCTGGCGGGCGTTGTCTGTGAGTGTCTGAAACTGGAATGCCCGGAACCTGATTTGAAAGACTGGACAGAAATGGTGGAATATCTCCGCCATCCCAATACAGAAGTGACGATTGCTCTGGTGGGAAAATACATTCAGCTCCACGATGCTTATATCAGCGTAGTGGAAGCGCTAAAACACGGCGGCATCTTCAGCCGCGCGACCGTCAATATCAAGTGGATAGATTCGGAAACCGTCACCAGCGAAAACGCGGAAGAACTCCTGGGGGATGCGGACGGCATCCTGGTTCCCGGAGGCTTTGGCCATCGCGGCATCGATGGAAAGATAGAAGCTGTTCATTACGCCCGTACCCGCAATATTCCCTTCCTGGGTCTCTGTCTGGGTATGCAGGTAGCCATTATTGAGTTTGCCCGTAATGTTGTTGGCTACCATGACGCTCACAGCGCGGAATTAAAACCGGATACTCTCCATCCAGTCATCCACATTATGCCGGATCAGATAGGCGTGGAGGATATCGGCGGAACTCTGCGTCTTGGAGCTTATCCTTGTATCCTGGACAAGACTTCCAAGGCATATGAACTATACGGAACAGATCATATCCAGGAACGACACCGCCACCGCTATGAAGTCAATAATGATTTTCGGGATGACCTTACATCCCATGGAATGAAACTCTCCGGCCTGTCCCCGGACGGAAGGATCGTAGAGATGATCGAGATTCCTTCCCATCCCTGGTTTATCGCTACCCAGGCCCATCCGGAGCTGAAATCCAGGCCGAACAGGCCCCATCCTTTGTTCCGCGGATTCGTGGAAGCGGCGCTTCGCTGTCAGAAAGAACGGGGAAAAGTTAAAGAGTAG
- a CDS encoding diacylglycerol kinase family protein → MKGNKKNPLYKSFGYAFEGIFDCIRNERNMKIHCAAAALVSAAGIWLGISRMEWCVCLILFGLILGLEMVNTAIEAVTDLVSEEYHPLAKKAKDTAAGAVLIAAIAAGVIGVIIFLPRLLEILP, encoded by the coding sequence ATGAAAGGGAATAAAAAGAATCCTTTGTATAAAAGTTTTGGATATGCGTTTGAGGGGATTTTTGACTGTATTCGGAATGAGCGAAACATGAAGATCCATTGCGCAGCGGCGGCGCTTGTGAGCGCCGCGGGAATCTGGCTTGGAATATCACGGATGGAATGGTGTGTCTGCCTGATCTTATTTGGCCTGATTCTGGGTTTAGAGATGGTCAACACGGCTATAGAGGCGGTGACGGATCTGGTCAGTGAGGAATACCATCCTTTGGCGAAGAAGGCCAAAGATACGGCCGCGGGGGCAGTTCTGATAGCGGCCATCGCGGCCGGGGTGATCGGTGTGATCATTTTTCTGCCCAGGCTGCTGGAAATTTTGCCGTAA
- a CDS encoding phosphopentomutase → MAKRVFLIVLDSVGVGEAPDAELFDDVGCDTFGTCVRSGNLKAPNLERLGMFCLEGTSFWKKCEDVEGCYAKMREDSMGKDTTVGHWEIAGMISEKPLPTYPEGFPKEVIDAFSQAAGRGVLCNRPYSGTEVIKDYGREHERTGDLIVYTSADSVFQIAAHEEIVPLSELYEDCKKARLILQGEHGVGRVIARPFVGRYPDYQRTVNRHDFSLEPPKETILDALKAKDYSVIGVGKIYDIFAGKGLTKSYPNEGNRKNMERTLQIAEEDFEGLCFVNLVDFDMLYGHRNDIAGYVNALNEVDGQIGELMERMGPEDYLMITADHGCDPGFKGTDHSREFTPCLCWGQKLKKGVDLGIRGSFADIAQTIADIFALSYQGDGSSFFEKISR, encoded by the coding sequence ATGGCAAAACGGGTATTTTTGATCGTGCTGGACAGCGTCGGCGTCGGTGAGGCGCCGGATGCGGAGCTTTTTGACGACGTGGGATGCGACACTTTTGGAACCTGTGTCAGAAGCGGGAATCTGAAGGCGCCAAATCTGGAACGGCTTGGAATGTTCTGTCTGGAAGGGACCTCTTTTTGGAAAAAGTGTGAGGATGTGGAAGGATGTTACGCAAAAATGCGGGAAGATTCCATGGGGAAAGACACCACCGTCGGACACTGGGAGATCGCCGGGATGATCTCAGAGAAACCTCTGCCCACTTATCCAGAAGGGTTTCCCAAAGAAGTCATTGATGCATTCTCCCAGGCAGCGGGAAGGGGCGTGCTTTGCAACCGCCCTTATTCTGGGACAGAGGTTATCAAAGATTATGGAAGAGAGCATGAGCGGACAGGTGATCTGATCGTCTATACTTCCGCGGACAGCGTATTCCAGATCGCGGCCCATGAAGAGATCGTGCCTCTGTCTGAGCTTTATGAAGACTGTAAGAAAGCAAGGCTGATCCTTCAGGGGGAACATGGAGTGGGCCGGGTGATCGCGAGACCGTTTGTGGGAAGATACCCGGATTACCAGCGGACCGTAAACCGTCATGATTTTTCCCTGGAACCGCCAAAGGAGACAATCCTGGATGCCCTGAAGGCGAAAGATTATTCGGTGATCGGCGTAGGAAAGATCTATGATATTTTTGCCGGAAAGGGGCTGACAAAGTCCTATCCCAATGAAGGGAACCGTAAGAATATGGAGCGGACGCTGCAGATCGCGGAAGAAGACTTTGAGGGATTGTGCTTTGTGAATCTGGTGGACTTTGATATGCTGTACGGCCATCGAAACGATATTGCGGGATACGTAAACGCGCTCAACGAGGTGGACGGACAGATCGGTGAATTAATGGAACGGATGGGGCCGGAAGATTACCTGATGATCACGGCGGATCACGGCTGTGATCCGGGATTCAAAGGAACCGACCACAGCCGTGAATTTACGCCCTGTCTGTGCTGGGGACAGAAGCTGAAAAAAGGGGTGGACCTTGGAATCCGCGGGAGTTTTGCCGATATTGCCCAAACGATCGCGGACATCTTTGCCCTTTCTTATCAAGGAGATGGAAGCAGCTTTTTTGAGAAGATCTCACGGTGA
- a CDS encoding polysaccharide deacetylase family protein yields the protein MFQKAKLLKAFAVLFLFGLSFLAGRSIAFFTSQSLPDSRPADSQKISSSSENWGLSFPEEGAAPVGNATCDELAAYNAYYRDSREKNILYLTFDCGYENGNTEKILDTLKQHEVPAAFFVVGNFLSTSPDLIKQMAQEGHVVGNHTYHHPDMSEISARESFEKELKEVEDAYQKITGKPMTKFYRPPQGKYSTENLQMAKDMGYHTFFWSLAYVDWYEDDQPSREEAFEKLLGRIHPGAIVLLHSTSSTNGDILDELLTRWKEMGYSFGSLEDLVNASSPSSRETSSP from the coding sequence ATGTTTCAAAAAGCAAAACTTCTGAAAGCCTTTGCTGTTCTATTCTTATTCGGCCTATCCTTTCTGGCGGGAAGATCTATCGCTTTTTTCACTTCCCAGAGTCTTCCCGATTCCCGGCCGGCAGATTCTCAAAAGATCTCTTCCTCCTCGGAGAACTGGGGATTAAGTTTCCCAGAAGAGGGCGCCGCTCCTGTGGGGAACGCCACTTGTGATGAATTAGCGGCTTATAACGCCTACTATCGGGACAGCAGGGAAAAAAACATTCTATACTTGACTTTCGACTGCGGCTATGAAAATGGAAATACAGAGAAAATCCTGGACACACTGAAACAGCATGAAGTCCCCGCCGCATTCTTCGTAGTCGGAAATTTCCTCTCCACCAGCCCGGACCTGATCAAACAGATGGCGCAGGAAGGGCATGTGGTAGGAAACCATACTTATCACCACCCGGATATGTCTGAGATATCTGCCAGAGAAAGTTTTGAAAAAGAATTAAAAGAAGTGGAAGACGCATATCAGAAGATCACTGGGAAGCCAATGACTAAGTTTTACCGTCCGCCTCAGGGGAAATACAGCACAGAGAATCTGCAGATGGCCAAAGACATGGGATATCATACCTTTTTCTGGAGCCTTGCCTATGTAGACTGGTACGAAGACGACCAGCCCAGCAGGGAAGAAGCCTTTGAAAAACTCCTGGGACGCATCCATCCGGGCGCCATCGTTCTTCTGCACAGCACTTCTTCCACCAATGGGGATATTCTGGACGAACTGCTGACACGCTGGAAGGAGATGGGGTATTCTTTTGGCTCCCTGGAAGATCTGGTCAATGCTTCCAGTCCATCTTCCAGGGAAACTTCGTCACCGTGA
- a CDS encoding ABC transporter substrate-binding protein gives MTAVLSGSADIGFMGSEASIYTYNEGASDYVVNFAQLTQRAGNFLVARQKMDDFSWEDLKGTDVLGGRKGGMPQMVFEYILKQNGIDPAKDVNIDQSIDFGSTAAAFAEGQADFTVEFEPGATSLEQEGKGYVVASLGTDSGYVPYTAFSAKQSYIDENPDVIQGFTNALQKGMDYVQAHTPEEIAAVIEPQFKETDLDTITAIVSRYYEQDTWKDNLIFEEESFDLLQDILDEAGELAKRAPYEDLVTTQFAEEASK, from the coding sequence ATGACCGCAGTTCTTTCCGGCAGCGCCGATATCGGCTTCATGGGGTCGGAAGCCTCTATCTACACTTACAATGAAGGCGCCAGCGATTACGTGGTCAATTTCGCCCAGCTTACCCAGCGGGCCGGAAACTTCCTGGTAGCCCGCCAGAAAATGGATGATTTCTCCTGGGAAGACCTGAAAGGGACCGACGTTCTCGGCGGAAGAAAGGGCGGTATGCCACAAATGGTATTTGAATATATCTTAAAGCAAAACGGCATTGACCCGGCCAAAGATGTCAACATTGACCAGAGTATTGATTTTGGCTCCACTGCCGCCGCATTTGCCGAAGGGCAGGCAGATTTTACCGTGGAATTCGAGCCTGGGGCTACCAGCCTGGAACAGGAGGGCAAGGGATATGTAGTCGCCTCTCTTGGAACAGACAGCGGTTATGTTCCCTACACCGCCTTCTCCGCGAAACAAAGCTATATCGACGAGAACCCGGATGTGATCCAGGGATTCACCAATGCCCTCCAGAAAGGCATGGATTATGTGCAGGCCCATACGCCGGAAGAAATCGCGGCCGTCATTGAGCCTCAGTTTAAGGAGACTGATCTGGACACCATCACTGCCATCGTATCCCGCTATTACGAACAGGATACTTGGAAAGACAATCTGATCTTTGAAGAGGAAAGTTTTGACCTGCTCCAGGATATTCTGGATGAAGCGGGCGAACTTGCCAAACGCGCGCCATATGAAGATCTTGTAACGACTCAGTTTGCCGAAGAAGCGTCTAAATAA
- the ade gene encoding adenine deaminase encodes MKIRPKNKRELLKAALGEIQSDLLIKNVKLVNTITGEIYPANVFIFDGMIAHVEYKDLEADLDGAKEVIDGQGRYLIPGFIDAHEHIESSMMTPRNFARTVIPHGTTTVITDPHEIGNVWGVEGVRYMYDSSEELPMRQLIDIPSCVPAVPGLENAGAEFGVEEIQELAQLPRVIGLAEVMDFIDVIQGGDRMMDIIDVAEKNGLYLQGHAPFVSGRALSAYLCGGPNTCHESRLGEEAAEKIRSGMHVDARDSSITKNVKEILEGVKDFKFFDNLSLCTDDREADDILHNGHMNDVVRAAIRYGMEPVAAIKSATLNNAREAGIENLGAVAPGYAADLQIVESLTELKPSKVFYGGKLVAENGKLLADIEEKSYPLESRNSVHVKELTEEDFVLKAPVQEGTVKVNVMTYYDLNLSSTEAVCEELPVKDGKLDLSGDKDLKFVAVVNRYEGNDNLALGVVRGFGTTCGALASTVSHDSHNLTIVYDDPADALITAEELKRVGGGMCAVKDGKILHTLELPLAGLISLKKAEDLAKDSAKMKDANRALGLTEMENPLLRIVTLALPVIPEVKMSDLGLVDVNRKKIIPIFPA; translated from the coding sequence ATGAAAATACGTCCAAAGAACAAGCGGGAGCTATTAAAGGCGGCTCTTGGAGAAATCCAAAGTGATCTTCTGATCAAAAATGTGAAGCTGGTAAATACGATCACGGGTGAGATTTACCCAGCCAATGTGTTTATTTTTGATGGGATGATCGCCCATGTGGAGTACAAAGATCTGGAAGCGGATCTTGACGGGGCCAAAGAAGTGATCGACGGGCAGGGGCGCTACCTGATCCCCGGATTTATCGATGCCCACGAGCATATTGAAAGCTCCATGATGACGCCCCGGAATTTTGCCCGGACTGTGATTCCTCACGGGACTACCACAGTGATCACCGATCCGCATGAGATTGGAAATGTCTGGGGTGTAGAGGGAGTCCGTTATATGTATGACAGCTCTGAGGAACTCCCTATGCGCCAGTTGATCGATATTCCAAGCTGCGTTCCGGCGGTTCCGGGATTGGAGAACGCGGGCGCTGAGTTTGGCGTAGAAGAGATCCAGGAACTGGCCCAGCTTCCGAGAGTCATCGGACTTGCGGAGGTTATGGATTTTATCGATGTGATCCAGGGCGGGGACCGGATGATGGACATTATCGATGTGGCTGAGAAAAATGGCCTTTATTTACAGGGGCACGCTCCCTTTGTATCAGGAAGAGCGCTGTCAGCCTATCTTTGCGGCGGTCCTAATACCTGCCATGAATCCAGGCTTGGAGAGGAAGCGGCAGAAAAGATCCGCAGCGGTATGCATGTGGACGCTAGGGACAGTTCCATCACAAAAAATGTGAAGGAAATCTTGGAAGGTGTTAAAGATTTCAAATTCTTTGACAATCTGAGCCTGTGTACAGATGACAGGGAGGCGGATGATATCCTGCATAACGGACATATGAATGATGTGGTCCGGGCGGCTATCCGCTATGGCATGGAGCCGGTGGCGGCGATCAAAAGCGCTACGTTAAATAACGCAAGAGAAGCGGGGATCGAAAATCTGGGGGCAGTCGCTCCAGGATACGCGGCGGACTTGCAGATCGTAGAGAGCCTGACCGAGTTAAAGCCGTCAAAAGTTTTCTATGGAGGGAAGCTGGTGGCAGAAAATGGAAAGCTTCTGGCTGATATCGAAGAAAAGTCTTATCCTTTGGAAAGCAGGAATTCTGTACACGTGAAAGAACTTACGGAGGAGGATTTCGTGCTGAAGGCTCCTGTACAGGAAGGAACCGTCAAGGTAAATGTCATGACTTACTATGACTTGAATCTTTCTTCCACGGAGGCAGTGTGCGAGGAACTTCCGGTTAAGGACGGAAAATTAGATCTGAGCGGAGACAAGGACTTGAAGTTTGTGGCGGTGGTCAACCGTTATGAGGGAAATGACAACCTGGCTCTTGGAGTTGTCCGTGGATTTGGTACAACCTGCGGCGCCCTTGCTTCTACCGTGTCCCATGACAGTCACAACCTGACGATCGTCTACGACGATCCGGCGGATGCGCTGATCACGGCGGAAGAGCTGAAGAGAGTGGGCGGAGGAATGTGCGCGGTCAAAGATGGAAAGATCCTGCATACGCTGGAACTGCCTCTGGCAGGGCTGATCTCCTTGAAGAAGGCGGAAGATCTGGCTAAGGACAGCGCCAAGATGAAGGACGCGAACCGGGCTCTCGGACTGACGGAGATGGAGAATCCGCTCCTTAGGATCGTAACGCTGGCCCTTCCGGTGATCCCAGAAGTAAAAATGTCAGATCTGGGCTTAGTAGATGTGAATCGTAAAAAAATCATACCAATCTTTCCCGCCTAA
- a CDS encoding DUF1846 domain-containing protein has protein sequence MKIGFDNEKYLQTQSSHIRERISHFDNKLYLEFGGKLFDDYHASRVLPGFRPDSKMRMLMQLSSQAEIVIVISADDIEKNKIRGDLGITYDVDVLRLMSVFKSHGLYVGSVVITKYSGQESAALFKTRLEKLGIKVYRHYPIQGYPTNIPLIVSEEGYGKNDYIETSRPLVVVTAPGPGSGKMAVCLSQLYHEHKHGICAGYAKFETFPIWNIPLKHPVNLAYEAATADLNDVNMIDPFHLEAYGETTVNYNRDVEIFPVLNAIFERIYGESPYKSPTDMGVNMAGNCICNDEVCREASRQEIIRRYYDSLRRLLIGACPDDEVYKIEMLMNQAGVTVHDRPVVDAALARAKETGGPAAALQLHDGRMITGKTSSLLGASAALLLNALKELAGIDHHCHVISPEAIEPIQKLKTQYLGSKNPRLHTDEVLIALSVSAATDPLAQRALDQLPSLKGCQVHTSVMVGTVDAKQFKKLSIQATFEPKYEKNSVFL, from the coding sequence ATGAAAATAGGATTTGACAACGAAAAATACCTGCAAACACAATCTTCCCACATCCGGGAACGCATCAGCCATTTTGACAACAAACTTTATCTGGAATTCGGCGGGAAGCTGTTTGATGACTATCACGCATCGCGGGTTCTTCCCGGTTTCCGTCCAGACAGTAAAATGCGGATGCTTATGCAGCTTTCTTCTCAGGCGGAGATCGTGATCGTGATCAGCGCGGATGATATTGAAAAGAACAAAATCCGCGGGGATCTGGGGATCACCTACGATGTAGACGTCCTGCGCCTGATGTCAGTTTTCAAAAGCCACGGCCTCTATGTTGGGAGCGTTGTGATCACAAAATACAGCGGCCAGGAGAGCGCGGCTTTATTCAAGACACGGTTGGAGAAGCTGGGGATCAAGGTATATCGCCACTATCCCATTCAGGGTTATCCTACCAATATTCCTCTGATCGTCAGCGAAGAAGGCTATGGGAAAAATGATTATATCGAAACTTCCAGGCCCCTGGTAGTCGTGACGGCTCCCGGCCCCGGCAGCGGAAAGATGGCCGTCTGCCTGTCCCAGCTTTATCACGAACATAAACACGGGATCTGCGCCGGATACGCTAAATTTGAGACTTTTCCAATCTGGAATATTCCTTTAAAACATCCGGTCAATCTAGCTTATGAAGCAGCCACAGCCGATTTAAACGATGTAAATATGATCGACCCCTTTCATCTGGAAGCTTATGGCGAAACTACAGTCAATTACAACCGGGATGTGGAGATATTCCCCGTCCTGAACGCCATCTTTGAGCGGATCTACGGGGAAAGTCCCTATAAGTCTCCCACTGATATGGGCGTCAATATGGCGGGAAACTGTATCTGTAACGATGAAGTATGCCGGGAGGCTTCCCGCCAGGAGATCATCCGCAGATACTATGATTCCCTCCGGCGGCTTCTGATAGGCGCCTGCCCTGATGACGAAGTTTATAAAATTGAAATGCTGATGAACCAGGCCGGAGTTACCGTCCATGACCGTCCAGTAGTGGACGCCGCTCTTGCCCGCGCAAAAGAGACCGGCGGCCCCGCGGCGGCCCTGCAGCTTCATGACGGACGTATGATCACCGGGAAGACAAGCAGTCTTCTGGGTGCTTCCGCGGCCCTGCTCCTAAACGCGTTGAAGGAACTGGCCGGCATCGACCACCACTGCCACGTGATCTCCCCGGAGGCCATCGAGCCGATCCAAAAGCTGAAGACTCAATATTTAGGCAGTAAAAATCCGCGGCTCCACACCGATGAAGTCTTGATCGCCCTGTCTGTCAGCGCCGCCACAGACCCGCTGGCACAGCGCGCCCTGGACCAGCTTCCGAGTTTAAAAGGCTGTCAGGTCCATACTTCCGTCATGGTAGGCACCGTAGACGCAAAACAATTTAAAAAGTTATCCATACAGGCTACCTTTGAGCCAAAATATGAAAAAAATTCTGTATTTTTATAA
- a CDS encoding N-acetylmuramoyl-L-alanine amidase, protein MAKYNVHAGHNAKVPGASKYLNEVAENRKVKNRVIALLKQQGHTVYDCTDDAGATQSKNLANIAAKCNKNNVTLDLSIHLNAGGGTGVEVLYYSAAGKAYAKKISAAIAKKLGLKDRGAKQRTGLYVLKNTKSTAVLVECCFVDSANDKKKWNADKCAQAIAEAVTGKTVSSSTPSGGNSDNTDGSFLVKIKAADLTIRSGAGTNYKAVGHIKDKGTYTITQVQYNGPTPWGKLKSKAGWISLHSAYVTRL, encoded by the coding sequence ATGGCAAAATATAATGTACACGCCGGACATAATGCAAAGGTGCCGGGAGCCTCAAAGTATTTAAATGAAGTGGCGGAAAACCGAAAAGTCAAGAATCGGGTGATCGCTCTTTTGAAACAGCAGGGCCATACCGTCTATGACTGCACCGATGACGCAGGCGCGACTCAGTCTAAAAATCTGGCGAACATTGCAGCCAAATGTAATAAAAACAATGTGACTCTGGATCTCTCGATCCATTTGAACGCAGGCGGAGGAACGGGTGTGGAAGTCCTTTACTACAGCGCTGCCGGGAAGGCTTACGCCAAAAAGATCAGCGCCGCCATAGCTAAAAAACTGGGGCTTAAGGACCGGGGCGCCAAGCAGAGGACCGGGCTGTACGTTCTGAAAAATACCAAATCTACTGCGGTGCTGGTGGAGTGCTGCTTTGTAGACTCCGCAAATGATAAGAAAAAGTGGAACGCGGATAAATGCGCTCAGGCGATCGCAGAAGCGGTGACCGGAAAGACAGTTTCATCAAGTACGCCTTCCGGCGGGAATTCTGATAATACCGACGGCTCTTTCCTGGTAAAGATCAAAGCCGCGGATCTGACGATCCGGTCCGGCGCGGGAACGAATTATAAGGCGGTAGGGCATATTAAGGATAAGGGGACCTATACGATCACCCAAGTCCAGTATAACGGGCCGACTCCTTGGGGGAAATTAAAAAGCAAGGCTGGCTGGATCAGCCTGCACAGCGCCTATGTGACCCGGCTGTAA